One Lottiidibacillus patelloidae genomic region harbors:
- a CDS encoding TVP38/TMEM64 family protein, which translates to MDLETFKAFFTEENIRAFLENYRDLGPLPGILLPFLESIFPVLPIFIFIAGNAAAYGLWWGFLFSWIGAFLGSIVVFVVIRKFQHIKIIQYFQNHKRVKPVTNWIDRHGFGPLFIIQCFPFSPSAFINVVAGISRMKFYQYALAVFLGKMVMVFIVSYIGHDIFSLIHNPIQLMVILAVIFLLWIAGKQLEKRLSKKIDSNI; encoded by the coding sequence ATGGACTTAGAGACTTTTAAAGCATTCTTTACAGAAGAAAATATTCGAGCATTTTTAGAAAACTATAGAGATTTAGGTCCTTTACCCGGAATCTTGTTGCCATTTTTAGAATCAATCTTCCCAGTACTACCAATTTTTATATTTATTGCAGGTAATGCAGCAGCTTACGGTTTATGGTGGGGCTTTTTATTTTCTTGGATTGGTGCATTTTTAGGCTCAATCGTCGTATTTGTCGTCATCCGAAAATTTCAACATATTAAAATCATTCAATATTTTCAAAATCATAAAAGGGTGAAGCCTGTTACGAATTGGATTGATCGCCACGGCTTTGGGCCGTTATTCATTATCCAATGCTTTCCCTTTTCACCTAGTGCCTTTATCAATGTTGTAGCAGGTATCTCTCGTATGAAATTTTACCAGTATGCATTAGCTGTTTTTTTAGGAAAGATGGTAATGGTTTTTATTGTTTCTTACATCGGTCATGATATATTTTCACTTATCCATAACCCAATTCAATTAATGGTAATATTAGCGGTAATCTTTCTTTTATGGATTGCAGGTAAACAGTTAGAAAAGCGATTATCGAAAAAAATAGATTCAAACATATAA
- a CDS encoding coiled-coil domain-containing protein — translation MKRIYFLGLILLFLTSCSNNNEKVNAVYHQLSSKLKDIETRHAKEIEDLKQQNESLEDTINSLKDKLTKASSDIEKLDDYVSNLIGSDKRLSHLISYLPQLSRKDGYINVIIEDDLGISVMVDYVQVVQTDTLSTVQIENELVEYVKENAVDDVQFYVLDDSKLKHTTLKEFKDELDVDYKRLFNLYFVEDKLVLVMEMVLQ, via the coding sequence ATGAAGCGAATTTACTTTTTAGGCTTAATACTCCTGTTCTTAACAAGTTGCTCAAACAATAACGAAAAAGTGAACGCTGTATATCACCAATTATCATCAAAGTTGAAAGATATTGAAACAAGGCATGCTAAAGAAATAGAAGATTTAAAACAACAGAATGAGAGTCTTGAAGATACCATTAATAGCTTAAAAGATAAGTTGACGAAAGCTTCCTCTGATATAGAAAAACTTGATGATTATGTAAGTAATTTAATAGGCAGTGATAAAAGACTTTCCCACCTAATCAGTTACTTACCTCAACTATCTAGAAAAGATGGTTATATTAACGTAATTATTGAAGATGATTTAGGCATTTCTGTTATGGTTGATTATGTTCAAGTTGTGCAAACTGATACGCTTAGTACTGTGCAAATAGAAAATGAATTAGTAGAATATGTGAAGGAAAATGCCGTTGATGATGTGCAATTTTATGTTCTTGATGACTCAAAACTTAAGCACACAACACTCAAAGAATTTAAAGATGAATTGGACGTAGATTATAAGCGCTTGTTTAACTTATATTTCGTAGAGGACAAATTAGTTTTAGTAATGGAAATGGTGTTACAATAA
- the katA gene encoding catalase KatA encodes MNKDNLTTSWGAPVGDNQNSMTAGSRGPTLIQDLHLLEKLAHFNRERVPERVVHAKGAGAHGYFEVTNDVTKYTKAKFLSEVGKRTPLFTRFSTVAGENGSADTVRDPRGFAVKFYTEEGNYDLVGNNTPVFFIRDAIKFPDFIHTQKRDPKTNLKNPTAVWDFWSLSPESLHQVTILMSDRGIPATYRHMNGYGSHTFKWVNAQGEAVWVKYHFKTEQGIKNLSTDVAAKFAGENPDYHTEELFNAIEKEDFPAWKVYVQVMPFEDANTYRYDPFDVTKVWSHKDYPLIEVGRMVLDRNPENYFAEVEQATFSPGAFVPGIEASPDKMLQGRLFAYADAHRYRVGVNHNHLPINRPLSAVHTNHRDGQMRFDSNGGGSINYEPNSFNGPSETPENKQTAFELSGFADSVSYDENDHYSQAGNLYRLLNEDERTRLVQNIVDAMKPVLKEEIKLKQIQHFYKADNEYGTRIAEGLGLAVHQEV; translated from the coding sequence ATGAATAAAGATAATTTAACTACTAGTTGGGGAGCGCCAGTTGGCGATAATCAAAATTCAATGACAGCTGGTTCACGTGGACCAACTCTAATTCAAGATTTACATTTATTAGAAAAGTTAGCTCACTTTAATAGAGAACGTGTACCAGAACGTGTCGTTCATGCAAAAGGCGCTGGGGCACACGGCTATTTCGAAGTAACAAATGATGTAACAAAATATACAAAAGCAAAGTTTCTATCAGAAGTAGGAAAACGAACGCCACTATTTACTCGTTTTTCAACAGTTGCTGGGGAGAATGGATCAGCAGATACAGTGAGGGATCCAAGAGGATTTGCCGTGAAGTTTTACACGGAAGAAGGTAATTATGATTTAGTCGGAAACAATACACCTGTATTTTTCATAAGAGACGCTATAAAGTTTCCTGATTTTATTCATACACAAAAAAGAGACCCAAAAACAAACTTAAAAAATCCAACAGCAGTCTGGGACTTCTGGTCACTTTCTCCTGAATCACTGCATCAGGTAACGATATTAATGTCTGACCGTGGTATTCCAGCAACTTACCGTCATATGAACGGTTATGGAAGTCATACTTTCAAATGGGTAAATGCTCAAGGTGAAGCAGTTTGGGTGAAATATCACTTTAAAACAGAACAAGGAATTAAAAATTTATCAACAGATGTAGCTGCTAAATTTGCTGGGGAAAATCCTGACTACCATACAGAAGAATTGTTTAACGCGATTGAAAAAGAAGACTTTCCGGCATGGAAAGTTTATGTGCAAGTTATGCCATTTGAAGATGCGAACACATATCGTTATGATCCATTTGATGTTACAAAGGTATGGTCTCATAAAGATTACCCATTAATAGAAGTTGGGAGAATGGTACTTGACCGAAATCCAGAGAACTATTTTGCTGAAGTAGAACAAGCTACATTTTCTCCTGGGGCTTTTGTTCCTGGTATTGAAGCATCACCAGATAAAATGCTTCAAGGGCGCCTTTTTGCATACGCCGATGCTCATCGTTATCGCGTTGGTGTAAACCATAATCATCTGCCAATCAACCGTCCTCTTTCAGCTGTTCATACAAACCATCGTGATGGACAAATGCGCTTTGATAGCAATGGTGGTGGTTCTATTAATTATGAACCAAACAGCTTTAATGGACCTAGTGAAACTCCGGAAAATAAACAAACGGCATTCGAACTATCAGGGTTTGCTGACAGTGTATCTTATGATGAAAACGATCATTATTCGCAAGCAGGAAACTTATATCGTCTATTAAATGAAGATGAGCGAACTCGCCTTGTACAAAATATCGTTGATGCGATGAAACCAGTATTGAAAGAGGAAATTAAATTAAAGCAAATTCAACATTTTTATAAAGCAGACAACGAATATGGTACACGCATTGCTGAAGGTTTAGGTTTAGCTGTGCACCAAGAAGTATAA
- a CDS encoding M15 family metallopeptidase, with translation MTKMRKLLFYFSIILISLVGCTNSQLKIEQNNSFEDEVKLQSDSIITLGKKTIAKTLRNTKKPKEVSLDETPIDPPNSAEEREEEPPTQEPPASDPTPTTPPKDTNIEEITTNLDDLLILVNKYRKLPSDYVPDQLVIPNVPFSFEGYDMKKQMHKVAAEALERLFQRAKEEGIELYALSGYRSYKRQEAIFNYNAKKFGEKEANTSSAKPGHSEHQTGLAMDITSVSVAFALKQSFGDTIEGKWLAENVFKFGFIIRYPKQKEEITGYIYEPWHIRYVGIEAATAIMNNSITLEEYLNSYSEGNDNEENEGSSDDGASSDDGGSSDDGASSDDGGSSDDSGQKNA, from the coding sequence ATGACAAAAATGCGAAAATTATTGTTTTACTTTTCAATAATACTAATCTCATTAGTTGGGTGTACTAACTCTCAACTTAAAATAGAACAAAATAATAGTTTTGAAGATGAAGTCAAACTTCAGTCTGATTCTATTATTACCTTAGGCAAGAAAACGATAGCCAAGACTTTACGGAATACAAAAAAACCTAAAGAGGTTTCATTAGACGAAACGCCTATAGATCCACCTAATTCAGCAGAAGAACGTGAAGAGGAACCACCTACTCAAGAACCACCAGCAAGCGATCCAACTCCCACTACGCCACCAAAAGATACGAATATAGAAGAAATTACTACAAACCTAGACGACCTACTTATTTTAGTAAATAAATATCGAAAACTTCCTAGCGATTACGTCCCAGATCAATTAGTAATACCTAATGTACCTTTTTCGTTTGAAGGTTATGATATGAAGAAACAAATGCACAAAGTTGCAGCAGAAGCTCTTGAGAGATTATTTCAAAGAGCAAAAGAAGAAGGAATTGAACTTTATGCTCTTTCTGGTTATCGTTCGTACAAAAGACAGGAAGCAATTTTTAATTATAATGCGAAAAAATTTGGCGAAAAAGAAGCCAACACTTCTAGTGCAAAACCCGGTCACAGTGAGCACCAAACGGGATTAGCAATGGACATCACATCCGTAAGCGTTGCCTTTGCATTAAAACAATCCTTTGGTGATACTATTGAAGGGAAATGGTTAGCTGAAAATGTGTTCAAGTTTGGCTTTATAATTCGTTATCCAAAACAAAAAGAAGAAATAACTGGCTACATTTATGAACCTTGGCACATTCGTTACGTAGGTATTGAAGCAGCAACAGCCATCATGAATAACAGCATTACACTTGAAGAGTATTTGAACTCTTATAGTGAAGGTAATGATAACGAAGAAAACGAAGGCTCTTCTGATGATGGTGCCTCTTCTGATGATGGTGGTTCTTCTGATGATGGTGCCTCTTCTGATGATGGCGGCTCTTCTGATGATAGTGGTCAAAAAAATGCCTGA
- the hpaD gene encoding 3,4-dihydroxyphenylacetate 2,3-dioxygenase translates to MEKFNIIRVASVIMNVTDLQKARHFYVDTLGFIETESDSEHIYLRGLEERVHHSLVLKKAEKPGVHSIFYKVEKEKDLYMLQSLFEEKKLPVRWLEKEHIRSIGRTLQVIDPSGIPLSFFFEMEEAERMLQRYDLYKGARVQRIDHVNCSVPDVQKAYDFYIKELGFRCSEYTATEEEDIWAAWLFRKPTVHDHAFMNGLGPRLHHVAYWLSDPMSIIHTCDVMAASGYAANIERGPGRHGLSNAFFLYIRDPDGNRIELYNGDYLTSDPDFKPIRWDLNDPRRQTFWGHEAPESWFNEAMPFIDFRNGKEIELEEGKLKQRKPNFIT, encoded by the coding sequence GTGGAGAAGTTTAATATCATTCGCGTTGCTAGCGTCATCATGAATGTCACAGATTTACAGAAAGCTAGACATTTTTATGTAGATACCCTAGGTTTTATAGAAACAGAGTCTGACAGTGAACATATCTATTTACGAGGGCTAGAAGAGCGTGTACATCATAGTCTCGTTTTGAAAAAAGCGGAGAAGCCAGGTGTTCATAGTATTTTTTATAAAGTAGAAAAAGAGAAAGATTTATATATGCTGCAATCGTTATTTGAAGAAAAGAAATTACCTGTACGCTGGCTGGAAAAAGAGCACATTCGATCAATTGGGAGGACTTTACAAGTTATTGATCCTTCCGGTATTCCTTTGTCATTCTTTTTTGAAATGGAAGAAGCAGAGCGGATGTTACAGCGCTATGATTTATATAAAGGCGCACGTGTCCAACGGATTGATCATGTGAACTGCAGTGTTCCCGATGTACAAAAGGCATATGACTTTTACATTAAGGAACTCGGTTTCCGTTGTTCAGAATATACAGCGACTGAAGAGGAAGACATTTGGGCAGCATGGCTTTTCCGTAAGCCTACAGTTCATGACCATGCGTTTATGAATGGTTTAGGTCCGAGACTACACCATGTTGCTTATTGGCTGTCTGACCCGATGAGCATCATCCATACGTGTGATGTAATGGCTGCAAGTGGTTATGCTGCAAATATTGAGCGGGGACCTGGTCGCCATGGATTATCAAATGCTTTCTTTTTATATATCCGTGACCCAGATGGCAATCGAATTGAACTATATAATGGTGATTACTTAACTTCTGATCCAGACTTTAAACCGATCCGTTGGGATTTAAATGATCCGCGAAGACAAACATTTTGGGGACATGAAGCTCCAGAAAGTTGGTTTAATGAAGCAATGCCTTTCATTGATTTCCGTAATGGAAAAGAAATCGAGCTTGAAGAAGGTAAGTTAAAGCAAAGAAAGCCAAATTTTATAACGTAA
- a CDS encoding thiolase family protein: MSKVVIVEALRTPIGTFGGMFRDMLPTELLTPVLVSIVEKGRIEKGDVQEVIIGQCIQRTDEPNTARTALLKAGFPFETTGYTVQRQCGSGLQAIIDGLLQIENGVHHTVIAGGVEAMSSSPYIVKSNRWGAKMRHETLYDSVWEVLEDPISHKLMGVTAENVARKYEISREEQDNLAYESHQKALTAINGGYFFDEVIAISDLTKDEQPRTNISLDKLASLETVFEKEGTVTAGNSSSLNDGAAAVLLMSAEMATKKGIAPLAEIKGFAIAGVDPDMMGIGPVPAIQQGLKKVGWSIEEVDLFEINEAFAAQYLAVEKELNLPREKVNVNGSGISLGHPVGCTGARIVTTLVHELKRRSGKKGIASLCVGGGMGVAIFIEMV; encoded by the coding sequence ATGTCTAAAGTAGTTATTGTAGAAGCACTAAGAACACCAATCGGCACATTTGGAGGTATGTTTCGTGATATGTTACCAACCGAACTACTGACACCAGTGTTAGTTTCGATTGTGGAAAAGGGAAGAATCGAAAAAGGAGACGTGCAAGAAGTTATTATAGGGCAATGCATACAACGTACGGATGAACCGAACACTGCTCGAACTGCATTATTAAAAGCTGGATTTCCATTTGAGACAACTGGATATACCGTTCAAAGACAGTGTGGTTCTGGTTTGCAAGCTATAATTGATGGATTATTGCAAATTGAAAATGGGGTACATCATACCGTTATAGCAGGTGGCGTTGAAGCAATGAGCAGTAGCCCTTACATTGTGAAAAGTAATCGTTGGGGTGCGAAAATGCGACATGAAACACTGTATGACTCAGTGTGGGAAGTGCTAGAAGATCCAATCTCTCACAAGTTAATGGGTGTCACGGCAGAGAACGTTGCTAGAAAATACGAAATATCGCGCGAGGAACAGGACAATCTTGCATACGAATCACATCAAAAAGCGCTAACTGCAATAAATGGTGGATATTTTTTTGATGAAGTTATTGCGATAAGTGACCTTACTAAAGATGAACAGCCAAGGACAAATATTAGCTTAGATAAGTTAGCTTCACTCGAAACGGTTTTTGAAAAAGAAGGAACAGTTACTGCAGGAAACTCATCAAGTTTAAATGATGGGGCGGCTGCAGTTCTACTAATGTCAGCAGAAATGGCAACAAAAAAGGGAATAGCTCCGCTTGCAGAAATTAAAGGTTTTGCAATCGCCGGCGTTGATCCGGATATGATGGGAATTGGTCCAGTACCAGCAATTCAACAAGGACTAAAAAAAGTTGGCTGGTCAATAGAGGAAGTTGATTTATTTGAAATAAATGAAGCATTTGCAGCGCAATACCTCGCAGTAGAAAAAGAATTAAATTTACCTAGGGAGAAAGTAAATGTTAACGGGAGCGGCATAAGTTTAGGGCATCCGGTTGGATGTACAGGTGCAAGAATCGTTACTACACTTGTTCACGAATTAAAGAGAAGGAGTGGAAAAAAAGGAATAGCCTCCCTTTGCGTTGGGGGAGGCATGGGTGTAGCAATTTTTATAGAGATGGTCTAA
- a CDS encoding Dps family protein: MHLHDVLNKQIANWNVLNVKLHNYHWYVKGDKFFTLHEKFEEFYNEAGIHNDELAERLLAIGGKPLATMKAYLETASISEATGQEDADQMVETLIGDYSTMVGELKEGMSIAEESDDEITGDMLLAIHSELEKHVWMLKAFLGKSV, from the coding sequence ATGCATTTACATGATGTACTAAATAAGCAAATCGCGAACTGGAACGTTCTAAACGTTAAACTTCATAATTATCATTGGTATGTGAAGGGCGATAAGTTTTTCACTTTACATGAAAAGTTCGAGGAATTTTACAATGAAGCTGGGATTCATAATGATGAATTGGCTGAAAGGTTACTAGCAATTGGCGGCAAACCTTTAGCTACTATGAAAGCATATCTGGAAACAGCTTCAATTAGTGAAGCAACTGGTCAAGAAGATGCGGATCAAATGGTTGAAACGTTAATCGGTGATTACTCTACTATGGTCGGAGAATTAAAAGAAGGTATGTCGATTGCTGAAGAATCTGATGATGAAATTACTGGTGATATGTTACTTGCAATTCATTCTGAATTAGAGAAGCATGTCTGGATGCTCAAAGCATTCTTAGGTAAATCTGTATAA
- a CDS encoding ZIP family metal transporter, whose amino-acid sequence MESVIIGSTLSALSTGLGAIPILFLNRVTHRWRDILLAFTAGIMVSASTFSLIPEALLLGNLTILTIGLFLGVFILNLLEKFIPHIDLEHSPMNITIDRKALLVIAAITLHNLPEGLSVGVSYASDKEEIGNLIAFAIGLQNAPEGFLVALFLVNQNISKWKALLIATMTGAVEIITALLGYTLSSVVANLVPYGLSFAAGSMLFIVYKELIPESHGDGNERSATYSFITGLIVMIYLTQLF is encoded by the coding sequence ATGGAAAGTGTCATTATTGGAAGCACATTATCAGCATTATCGACCGGCTTAGGAGCTATTCCGATTTTATTTTTAAATCGTGTCACCCATCGCTGGCGTGATATATTATTAGCATTTACAGCTGGAATAATGGTTTCAGCATCTACGTTTAGTTTAATTCCTGAAGCTTTATTATTAGGAAATTTAACAATATTAACGATTGGGCTTTTTCTAGGGGTTTTTATTCTAAATCTATTAGAAAAGTTTATCCCACATATTGATTTAGAACACTCGCCCATGAATATAACAATTGACCGTAAAGCATTACTCGTTATTGCTGCGATTACTCTACATAATTTGCCTGAAGGTTTATCTGTTGGTGTTAGCTATGCAAGTGACAAAGAGGAAATTGGTAATTTAATTGCATTTGCAATAGGTCTGCAAAATGCACCAGAAGGTTTTTTAGTAGCTTTATTTTTAGTTAATCAGAATATTAGTAAATGGAAAGCCCTGCTCATTGCAACAATGACTGGTGCAGTTGAAATTATAACAGCATTACTTGGTTACACTTTATCTTCTGTTGTAGCTAATTTAGTCCCTTATGGCTTATCATTCGCTGCAGGTTCAATGCTCTTTATCGTATACAAAGAATTGATACCTGAAAGTCATGGAGATGGAAATGAACGTTCCGCTACTTACTCCTTTATCACAGGACTTATAGTAATGATTTATTTAACTCAGTTATTTTAG
- a CDS encoding outer membrane protein assembly factor BamD translates to MLKRKALFIMIFAALFLTACGSNPKTDWTKKEREEIYAVIEGYKDAVNEKNYETMLSKIDDQSPMRQFMEGEQYKESFKTGAIEKSIVSMDVYPIEKQYAKDLEKELGTDIENIVTVITVESIQTEKRLKQITGGYILKLTDNEWKIWSVESIAIDKDTASVNEAILIIKAAEIAHASTKEIPEGGWTYDELNEYMEQETEKDFVVTYDEEKEKYFISNHKASEIVTGDANSAVSLDELSQYK, encoded by the coding sequence ATGTTGAAACGTAAAGCATTATTTATCATGATTTTTGCTGCCCTATTTTTAACAGCATGTGGCAGTAATCCGAAAACAGATTGGACAAAAAAAGAGAGAGAAGAAATTTACGCAGTAATAGAAGGATATAAAGACGCAGTTAATGAAAAAAATTATGAAACAATGTTAAGTAAAATAGATGACCAATCACCAATGCGCCAATTCATGGAAGGTGAACAATATAAAGAAAGCTTTAAAACAGGTGCGATTGAAAAAAGCATCGTTTCAATGGATGTTTATCCTATTGAAAAGCAGTATGCAAAGGACCTTGAAAAAGAATTAGGCACTGATATTGAAAATATTGTTACTGTAATCACGGTTGAAAGTATTCAAACAGAAAAAAGATTAAAACAAATTACTGGCGGATACATTTTAAAGTTAACAGATAATGAATGGAAGATTTGGTCAGTCGAATCGATTGCAATTGATAAAGATACCGCTTCTGTTAATGAAGCAATACTAATCATCAAAGCAGCAGAAATTGCACATGCCTCAACGAAAGAAATACCAGAAGGCGGTTGGACTTATGATGAACTTAATGAGTATATGGAGCAGGAAACAGAAAAAGACTTTGTCGTAACCTATGATGAAGAAAAAGAAAAATACTTTATTAGTAACCATAAAGCTAGTGAAATTGTAACTGGTGACGCTAACTCAGCTGTTTCATTAGATGAACTTTCTCAATATAAATAA